One part of the Vicia villosa cultivar HV-30 ecotype Madison, WI linkage group LG6, Vvil1.0, whole genome shotgun sequence genome encodes these proteins:
- the LOC131613477 gene encoding protein MAIN-LIKE 2-like produces MLLGLSTNGKAVFGNVQQPIALCIEILGVYLIEGEGRERGRGQGLKLAGLQKCYDELRLDQFSSEENKLYKARMYIMLLFGRFLFPEGMGNNVNFMYLCLLEDIDEIKTYSWGSAVLAYLYSSLCKSATKDTCTFNGCAFLLQAWGWWRMPVLAPENPHIYVFPYASRFNATGLFGDRT; encoded by the exons atgttattGGGTCTCTCAACAAATGGGAAAGCTGTGtttggaaatgtccaacaacccATTGCTCTATGCATCGAAATTTTGGGTGTAtatttaatagagggtgagggcCGAGAAAGAGGTAGGGGTCAAGGTCTTAAGCTTGCGGGCCTTCAAAAATGTTATGACGAGCTTAGGTTGGATCAGTTTTCTAGCGAAGAAAATAAACTATATAAAGCTAGAATgtatattatgttattatttggtaggtttctatttcccgaaggcaTGGGGAATAATGtcaattttatgtacttgtgtctGCTTGAGGACATTGATGAAATTAAGACGTATAGTTGGGGTTCGGCGGTGTTGGCTTACCTCTATAGCTCCTTGTGCAAAAGTGCAACAAAGGATACTTGTACATTTAatggatgtgcattcttgctacaagcatgggGATGGTGGAGAATGCCGGTATTAGCCCCTGAAAACCCGCACATTTACGTCTTCCCTTACGCGTCAAG GTTTAATGCAACTGG tttatttggagaccGTACTTGA